The stretch of DNA ACACCGCGGACGGTTCCGTGGACGCGGTCGGGGCCCATCTGCAGCACAAGTGCGGCACCCAGGACTGCCCAGTCGGGTCGGCCGAGACCCGAGACGACGGCGATGGTGCCCGCGATCGCCGCGGCCGAGGAGGCGCGCAGTGCGCTGATCGTCGCATGTGAACCGAGTCGACTCGCGGACTGCAATCGTCGGAGGATGCTCGGTCGCGGCAGCGGTACGACGAACGTGGCGACCTCGGCCCCGTGGATCTTCTGGTGACTGGTCCAGAGTCGTTGTGCCAGTTCGGTGTCGGTTGCCGCGGCGTCGTGCAGAACCGACCACGCCCGCAGCGTCGACAGTGCGACGCCGTGCCGCGCGGCCGGTGCGGCATCCGCGTTCTCGGCGAGATACCTCTCCGCGGCGGTCACCGCGGCGATCGTGGCCGCAGTCTCGGGTCCGTGCGGCCGCCACAGCGCCGCTGCCATGCTCATCGCGAGGGCGACGACGACGCCTGTCGCGACGAACAACGCGAGGTGGTCGATCGGCACGCCGTGTTGACCGACGAGTCCGCCGATCCCGGACACCAGGACGAAGAAGTACGGTCCGGGCGGACCGAGTCGGAGAGCGCTCGTGACGAACACGGTCACGGCGGTGAACACCGTGAGCCCGGCCACCACGCCGATCATCTGCGGTATCGAGGCGAGCGGACCGATGGCCGAGCCCCACAGTCCGAACAGTGCGGCGGCCGCGAGCAGCAGGGATCCGGCCGTCAGGACCGCCTTCCACCGGAACCGGTACGGTCGGCCCTCGCCGTACAGGGCCGCGAACACGCCGAGCGCGGCGAGTAGCGAATCGTGTCCGAATCCGCAGGCCAGAAGAATCGACGACGAGATCGCGAGCGCCGCACCGGCTCTGATCGCCGGAGCCCACCGACCGCGAGTCGACGGTCGGCGCAGCAGCAGACCGCGAGCCGCGGGGCGCGGTGGGGGAGCGGGAGCGTCGGAGTCGGTCACTCGTCGGCTTCGGCTTGTTCCCGGGCGCGACGACGATCCGCGTGCAGCGAACGGATGCGTCGCTGCTCGCGCAGAACCTCGACGTGCTGGGCGCGTTCGGCGACGAGCCACTCGGGCATCTCGTCGAGCAGCGCCTTGATCTCGTCCGTGGTCAGTGCACCGGTGATGCCGTTTCGGGTGAGACCCGAGTTGGAGACGCCGAGCCTGCCCGCGACGAGGTTCCTCGGATGCGGCCCGTTGGCGCGCAGTTCGCGCAACCACTCCGGAGGATCGGCTTGGAGCGCCATGAGTTCTGAGCGAGTGATGAAGTTCTCCCGGAACTCCACCGGGGTCGCCGGCAGGTACACGTCCAACTTCTTTGCTGCGGTAGCCGGCTTCATCGACTGAGAACTCATGGGTCAAGGGTATCGGGCGGTAGCCTCGTTCCGTGAGCACGGGCGAGGACCAGCAACGATTCCGGGTGGCATACGTTCCGGGCGTCACCCCGGCGAAATGGGTCCGGATCTGGACCGACCGCAAGGCGGACGTGCCGCTCGACCTGATTCCGCTCGAGGTCGCGGCGACGGCGGGTGCGATCGGCGGCGGATCGGTCGATATGGCGATCACACGACTGCCCGATGCTCTGTCGCATGCCGACCCCGGTCCTCACCACACGATCGCGCTGTACGAGGAGACGACGGTCGTGGTGGTCCCGAAGGATCATGTGCTGACCGCGGGCGACGAGCTGACACTCGCCGACGTCGCCGACGAGCAGTTCCTGTGGCCGCTCGACGAGCCGCTCGTCGTCGCCGCACGTCCCGGCACCGCGATCGATCACCGACCGGTGAGCACCGGCGACGCGATCGAACTCGTCGCGGCCGGAGTCGGCCTCCTGCTGGTGCCGCAGTCGTTGGCGCGTCTGCACCACCGCAGGGATCTGGTCTATCGGACGGTGACCGACGCGCCGACCAGTTCCGTCGGGCTGCTGTGGCGCGATCCGACGTCGGATCTGGCCGACGACTTCATCGGGATCGTCCGCGGGCGGAAGCCGAACTCGTCGCGCGGCGACTCCGCGCCCGCGCCGAAGCGGTCGGCGAAGGAGAAGGCCGCCGCGAAACGGGCCGCGCGCCAGGCCGCGGGGAAGGTCCCCGGTCGATCGCGCGGCGGTGCCGCGCGCGGAACCCGAGGCAGGCGTTCACGCTGACGTGCCGGGCGCTGAGGATCAGGAGACCCGCTCGAGCCGATATCGCCGAACTCGTCGGACTCTCGAGATCCGCGCCGCATGCCTCTCACCTCCGCGTGATACCCGTAACCGGGGGTTACTCTGGAGTAGGTCGAACGCATAGACTGCGCTCATGACCTCGCTGACCTTCACCCCGACCGCAGACCTCGTCGACGAGATCGGCGCCGACGTCCGCAGCTGCGACACCCAGTTCACCCAGTACGGCGGCAACCGCGAGTTCGTCGGCCGCGTGAGCACCGTCCGCTGCTTCCAGGACAACGCGCTGCTCAAGTCGATCCTGTCCGAGCCGAACGAGGGCGGCGTCCTCGTGATCGACGGCGACGCCTCTGTGCACACCGCGCTGGTCGGCGACATCATCGCCGAACTCGGCCGCTCGAACGGGTGGGTCGGCATCATCGCCAACGGTGCGATCCGCGACGCCAAGACCATCGGCGGCATGGCGATCGGCGTCAAGGCTCTCGGCACCAACCCGCGCAAGTCCACCAAGACGGGGGCGGGCGAGCGGGACGTGCCGATCGACCTCGGCGGCGTCACCTTCAACCCGGGCGATTACGCCTACTCCGACGACGACGGTGTCGTCCTCGTCGCCCCGAACACCTGATCTGCACGCCTGACCTGCACGCCTCAACTTTCAGGAGTAGCCATGCCGAAGCCCTCACCCGCGTATTTCACCCGTCTCGCCGCTCTCGCGGCAGTCGAAGACGGTCGTCCCACCAAATCCGTCCTCGAAGCGTTCAGCGGCGCCGAGATGGCGACGATCCCGGTCGGTACCGCCGACGATCTGACCGCGGCCGTCGCCACGGCGCGGACCGCGCAGACCGACTGGGCCGCGCGTACCCCGGCCCAGCGCGCCAAGGTGATCGCCGCCTTCTCCGAGCTCGTCCACGGAGCGGCCGACGAACTCATGGACATCGCGCAGGCCGAGACCGGCAAGGCGCGGATCTACGCGCAAGAAGAGGTCATCGACGTCGCGCTGACCGCGCGCTACTACTCGCAGCAGGGGCCGGGCATGCTCGCCGAGCACAATGTGCAGGGCATGCTGCCGGGTGCCACGCAGGCGCGGGTGCGCTACCAGCCGAAGGGCGTCGTCGGCGTCATCAGCCCGTGGAACTACCCGCTGACCCTGGCCGTGAGCGATGCCGTCGCCGCGCTCATCGCGGGCAACGCGGTGGTCATCAAGCCCGACTCCAACACGCCGTACTGTGCGCTCGCGCTCGCCGAACTGCTCCACAAGGCGGGTCTGCCGCGTGAGCTGTTCGCAGTGGTTCCGGGGCCGGGATCGGTTGTGGGACAGGCGATCGTGGCGTCGACCGATTACGTCATGTTCACCGGATCGTCGGCGACCGGGGCCACGCTCGCCGCGCAGGCGGGACAGCGGCTCATCGGCTTCTCCGCGGAGCTGGGCGGTAAGAACCCGATGATCGTCACCGACGGGGTGAACATCGACGACGCCGTCTCCGGCGCCGCACGCGCGTGCTTCTCGAACTCGGGACAACTGTGCATCTCGATCGAGCGGATCTACGTCGAGCGATCCATCGCCGAGGAGTTCAGCCGACGCTTCGCCGAGCACGTGACGGACATGAAGCTCTCCTCGTCGTACGATTTCGCCGCCGACATGGGGTCACTCGCGTCCGCACAGCAGATCGACACCGTGCAGGCGCACGTCGACGACGCCGTCGCCAAGGGCGCAACGGTCCTCGCGGGCGGCCGCAGGCGCGCCGACCTCGGCCCGTTCTTCTTCGAGCCGACCGTCCTCACCGGCGTCAGCGACGAGATGACCTGCTACGGCGACGAGACCTTCGGTCCCCTCGTGTCGATCTACCCGGTCGACGACGTCGACGAGGCGATCGAACGCGCCAACGACACCGAGTACGGCCTCAACGCCAGCGTGTTCGCCGGCAGCGACTCGCAGGCGCAGAAGATCGCCGAGCGCCTGCACGCGGGCACCGTCAACATCAACGAGGGGTACGCCGCCGCGTGGGGGTCGACCGCGGCGCCGATGGGCGGTATGGGGATCTCCGGCATGGGGCGCCGCCACGGTCAGGAAGGTCTGCTCAAGTACACCGAGCCGCAGACCATCGCGACTCAGCGCGTCATCGGCCTCGACGGTATCAAGGGCGTCCCGCAGAGCCTGTACCTCAAGCTCACTCCGGCGATCATCAAGTCGCTGAAGTACCTCCCGGGCCGGTAGTACTCGCGCGGCCGAGCCGCTCGCCTACTGCGGCACGTCGAGCGCCGTCGCACCGGGGATCACACTGATCACGGTCGACGGCGCCTTCCACTGCGTTCGCATCACCGAGACGGAGGCGACCACGGGGCCGCCCCCGGTCGTGGCGACCGCGGACGTCGACAGCGTGGCCGGATACGTCGGGTCGTCGGCGCGCAGGGTCTTCGGCAGATCCCAATGCCGCAGACGCACGTGGCCGGTCTTCCCGGTGCGCAGATTGCGCCAGTTCACCGACAGGTACCGGTAGTTGTACTGGTAGTGGTACGGGGCGATGTTCCGCACGTCGAACTCGACGGTCGCGGGCGGAGCCGGATGGATCATCGGGCGGATGCCGGGCCGCGCGGTCACGACGGTCCGCTGGAACGAGCCGCCGGGAACGCCGCCCGGACCGATCTCCAGTCCGCCGACGGCCGGAATGTGGAAGGTCACCGTGCTGGTCGCCGGGGGTGGCGCCGCCTGCGCTGCGGGCGCGAGTCCGGTGCCGACCGCGGCCGCGGTCGCACACGCTGCGACGAGGACTCGTGTTCGGATCGATCGTGTCATGTCGGATGGACGCTCCCTCCGGGCGGTCGACGGGTCCGCTGCCGCGGCGCCTACTGGGACTATCGGCCGCCCGACGCCGATCTGTTAGCCCGTTCGGATGACAGAGTCGCGGGGTCGGTACTGGACGAGCGCGGTCGCTGCGCGGAT from Gordonia humi encodes:
- a CDS encoding FUSC family protein, which codes for MTDSDAPAPPPRPAARGLLLRRPSTRGRWAPAIRAGAALAISSSILLACGFGHDSLLAALGVFAALYGEGRPYRFRWKAVLTAGSLLLAAAALFGLWGSAIGPLASIPQMIGVVAGLTVFTAVTVFVTSALRLGPPGPYFFVLVSGIGGLVGQHGVPIDHLALFVATGVVVALAMSMAAALWRPHGPETAATIAAVTAAERYLAENADAAPAARHGVALSTLRAWSVLHDAAATDTELAQRLWTSHQKIHGAEVATFVVPLPRPSILRRLQSASRLGSHATISALRASSAAAIAGTIAVVSGLGRPDWAVLGAALVLQMGPDRVHGTVRGVHRVAGTVVGVGLFAGLYALDLPIAALLAVLTVLNVLIELTISTNYAIAVMLITPLSLLIGGPSTPLAEQVRDRVLETVLGVGVALITAWLLLPRAHRRTLRDADAAALAAGRHLVDDGAANPVDSPEMRVDRRDLQWQLLEAELAATDSACDDPDWARAYWPEHARVRDLGYEVLGACWRTPLGLPIDAQTRAHLTERIG
- a CDS encoding DUF5997 family protein, producing MKPATAAKKLDVYLPATPVEFRENFITRSELMALQADPPEWLRELRANGPHPRNLVAGRLGVSNSGLTRNGITGALTTDEIKALLDEMPEWLVAERAQHVEVLREQRRIRSLHADRRRAREQAEADE
- a CDS encoding LysR substrate-binding domain-containing protein, which encodes MSTGEDQQRFRVAYVPGVTPAKWVRIWTDRKADVPLDLIPLEVAATAGAIGGGSVDMAITRLPDALSHADPGPHHTIALYEETTVVVVPKDHVLTAGDELTLADVADEQFLWPLDEPLVVAARPGTAIDHRPVSTGDAIELVAAGVGLLLVPQSLARLHHRRDLVYRTVTDAPTSSVGLLWRDPTSDLADDFIGIVRGRKPNSSRGDSAPAPKRSAKEKAAAKRAARQAAGKVPGRSRGGAARGTRGRRSR
- the rraA gene encoding ribonuclease E activity regulator RraA encodes the protein MTSLTFTPTADLVDEIGADVRSCDTQFTQYGGNREFVGRVSTVRCFQDNALLKSILSEPNEGGVLVIDGDASVHTALVGDIIAELGRSNGWVGIIANGAIRDAKTIGGMAIGVKALGTNPRKSTKTGAGERDVPIDLGGVTFNPGDYAYSDDDGVVLVAPNT
- a CDS encoding succinic semialdehyde dehydrogenase translates to MPKPSPAYFTRLAALAAVEDGRPTKSVLEAFSGAEMATIPVGTADDLTAAVATARTAQTDWAARTPAQRAKVIAAFSELVHGAADELMDIAQAETGKARIYAQEEVIDVALTARYYSQQGPGMLAEHNVQGMLPGATQARVRYQPKGVVGVISPWNYPLTLAVSDAVAALIAGNAVVIKPDSNTPYCALALAELLHKAGLPRELFAVVPGPGSVVGQAIVASTDYVMFTGSSATGATLAAQAGQRLIGFSAELGGKNPMIVTDGVNIDDAVSGAARACFSNSGQLCISIERIYVERSIAEEFSRRFAEHVTDMKLSSSYDFAADMGSLASAQQIDTVQAHVDDAVAKGATVLAGGRRRADLGPFFFEPTVLTGVSDEMTCYGDETFGPLVSIYPVDDVDEAIERANDTEYGLNASVFAGSDSQAQKIAERLHAGTVNINEGYAAAWGSTAAPMGGMGISGMGRRHGQEGLLKYTEPQTIATQRVIGLDGIKGVPQSLYLKLTPAIIKSLKYLPGR